A single Triticum dicoccoides isolate Atlit2015 ecotype Zavitan chromosome 2A, WEW_v2.0, whole genome shotgun sequence DNA region contains:
- the LOC119354813 gene encoding protein TPX2-like isoform X1, giving the protein MAAETKPSSGTEAAAVQFQVDEAYEYRAPKYFDFVVDETEADIRAAERWFEAGASHAPSPFAPRIKESRAEVKIDALCDFADAEDPAPSPKNQATEEAAVKAPNPAGDIDGTSACPDTMSESPPTEEKEESPKSFEFPLSKDLAAKSADVGSSTPKIQRPPPPAEVTTAATTRAKSTVKAEACTPKVQGSSSTRSKTVQPSNLKQSSLALKKKSAIKGARDAVAGKAAAAANDIRQENQAVKRQKLDDGSTRQILNVKSRVLLHKGRCCSLSGSTEVVQSSMRHRHDDAHSLKEVTVTPYISAAEMVKKFESGTRDLGSHYSRSMSNEDAATASQRRPKLMLTRPKEPEFQTTHRVRAVRMKSSSELEEEMLAKIPKFRARPFNKKIAEAPSFPPLPRTAPQLPEFNEFHLKTMERASRHADTCSEASSVGTMRSQGSKPLKLAEAKPPQLETALRARPSRVKSTQELELEELEKAPKFKAKPLNKKILESKGDIGVFAHPKAQATEPKEFHFRTDDRLGPPAVADLLDKLSLYSESSSYHDKKDMPRLTIPNPFNLHTDERGHDKERQLEAQLLQKKLEEEKARKFKANPYPYTTDYPVVPPKPEPKPCTRPEGFQLESLVRHEVEQQRLMEERERMAREEAQRRIVRAQPILKEDPIPLPQKERKPLTEVQQFELHVDERAVQRSEFDNRVKEKEITYKRLREENEFAQKIEEEKALKQLRRTLVPQARPLPKFDRPFRPQRSTKQVTRPKSPQLQVNERGARRHPFMR; this is encoded by the exons ATGGCGGCGGAGACCAAACCCTCCTCCGGGACGGAGGCGGCGGCCGTGCAGTTCCAGGTGGATGAGGCGTACGAGTACCGCGCGCCCAAGTACTTCGACTTTGTCGTCGACGAGACGGAGGCCGACATCCGCGCCGCCGAGCGCTGGTTCGAGGCCGGCGCCAGCCACGCGCCCTCGC CGTTCGCCCCGAGGATCAAGGAGTCGAGAGCGGAGGTCAAGATCGACGCGCTCTGCGACTTCGCGGACGCGGAGGACCCGGCTCCATCTCCAAAG AACCAAGCAACGGAGGAGGCAGCAGTCAAAGCCCCAAATCCGGCAGGGGATATCGATGG CACGTCTGCTTGTCCTGACACCATGTCAGAGTCGCCGCCAACAGAAGAGAAGGAGGAGTCACCCAAGTCTTTCGAGTTCCCCCTGTCCAAAGATTTGGCTGCAAAAT CAGCAGATGTTGGGTCTAGCACGCCTAAGATTCAGAGGCCGCCTCCACCTGCGGAAGTTACCACTGCTGCGACCACTCGTGCCAAGTCAACAGTGAAGGCTGAAGCGTGCACTCCCAAGGTGCAGGGGAGCTCATCCACTCGCTCAAAGACCGTGCAACCGTCTAATCTGAAGCAGTCCTCGCTGGCATTAAAGAAGAAGAGTGCGATCAA GGGGGCTCGTGATGCGGTGGCAGGAAAGGCAGCTGCTGCTGCAAATGATATCAGGCAAGAAAATCAGGCTGTGAAGAGGCAAAAACTAGATGATGGAAGTACAAGACAG ATATTGAACGTCAAGTCCCGGGTGCTGCTTCACAAAGGAAGATGTTGTAGTTTATCAGGAAGCACCGAGGTGGTACAGTCTTCCATGAGGCACCGCCATGACGACGCCCACTCTCTGAAG GAAGTGACAGTGACTCCATATATTTCGGCAGCTGAAATGGTCAAGAAGTTCGAGTCAGGGACTAGAGATTTGGGCAGCCACTACAGCAGATCAATGTCTAAT GAGGATGCAGCAACTGCCTCACAGAGAAGGCCCAAACTTATGCTAACAAGGCCAAAGGAACCTGAGTTTCAGACTACCCACAGGGTCCGAGCAGTCAGAATGAAAAGCTCTTCAGAACTAGAGGAGGAAATGCTGGCCAAGATTCCAAAGTTCAGAGCACGGCCATTTAACAAAAAG ATAGCCGAAGCTCCGTCTTTCCCTCCTCTTCCAAGGACAGCTCCACAGCTCCCTGAATTCAAT GAGTTTCACCTTAAAACGATGGAAAGAGCGTCTCGACATGCTGACACATGTTCAGAAGCTTCTTCCGTAGGAACTATGCGG AGTCAGGGTAGTAAGCCACTTAAACTTGCTGAAGCGAAACCCCCACAACTTGAGACAGCACTGCGCGCAAGGCCATCTAG GGTGAAAAGCACTCAGGAATTGGAACTAGAGGAATTGGAGAAAGCCCCCAAGTTCAAGGCCAAGCCACTGAACAAAAAG ATTCTTGAGAGCAAGGGTGATATTGGTGTTTTTGCCCACCCGAAGGCCCAGGCAACAGAGCCCAAGGAGTTCCATTTTCGTACTGACGACCGCTTGGGACCTCCTGCAGTTGCGGATCTTCTCGACAAG CTTTCTCTGTACTCTGAATCTTCTTCCTACCATGACAAGAAAGATATGCCGAGACTGACGATACCCAACCCTTTCaatctacatacagat GAAAGAGGGCATGACAAGGAGAGGCAACTAGAGGCACAACTGTTGCAGAAGAAGCTAGAGGAAGAGAAGGCCCGGAAATTCAAGGCTAATCCCTATCCTTACACCACAGACTATCCAGTG GTGCCACCAAAGCCTGAACCGAAACCATGCACGAGGCCAGAAGGTTTTCAGCTGGAGAGCTTGGTGAGACATGAAGTGGAGCAGCAAAGGCTAATGGAAGAAAGAGAGAGGATGGCGAGGGAAGAGGCTCAGAGGAGAATTGTCAGGGCACAACCGATACTGAAAGA GGATCCTATTCCTCTTCCACAGAAGGAGCGAAAGCCTCTTACTGAAGTGCAACAGTTTGAACTGCATGTTGATGAGAGGGCGGTTCAAAGATCAGAATTTGATAACAGA GTGAAGGAGAAGGAGATCACTTACAAGAGGTTGCGAGAGGAAAACGAATTTGCACAGAAG ATCGAGGAAGAGAAGGCGCTGAAGCAGCTGAGGAGGACCTTGGTGCCACAAGCACGGCCCCTCCCAAAGTTCGACAGGCCGTTCCGTCCACAAAGGTCGACGAAGCAGGTGACCAGGCCCAAGTCACCACAGCTTCAGGTGAATGAAAGAGGGGCGAGAAGGCACCCGTTCATGAGATAG
- the LOC119354813 gene encoding protein TPX2-like isoform X2, translating to MAAETKPSSGTEAAAVQFQVDEAYEYRAPKYFDFVVDETEADIRAAERWFEAGASHAPSPFAPRIKESRAEVKIDALCDFADAEDPAPSPKNQATEEAAVKAPNPAGDIDGTSACPDTMSESPPTEEKEESPKSFEFPLSKDLAAKSDVGSSTPKIQRPPPPAEVTTAATTRAKSTVKAEACTPKVQGSSSTRSKTVQPSNLKQSSLALKKKSAIKGARDAVAGKAAAAANDIRQENQAVKRQKLDDGSTRQILNVKSRVLLHKGRCCSLSGSTEVVQSSMRHRHDDAHSLKEVTVTPYISAAEMVKKFESGTRDLGSHYSRSMSNEDAATASQRRPKLMLTRPKEPEFQTTHRVRAVRMKSSSELEEEMLAKIPKFRARPFNKKIAEAPSFPPLPRTAPQLPEFNEFHLKTMERASRHADTCSEASSVGTMRSQGSKPLKLAEAKPPQLETALRARPSRVKSTQELELEELEKAPKFKAKPLNKKILESKGDIGVFAHPKAQATEPKEFHFRTDDRLGPPAVADLLDKLSLYSESSSYHDKKDMPRLTIPNPFNLHTDERGHDKERQLEAQLLQKKLEEEKARKFKANPYPYTTDYPVVPPKPEPKPCTRPEGFQLESLVRHEVEQQRLMEERERMAREEAQRRIVRAQPILKEDPIPLPQKERKPLTEVQQFELHVDERAVQRSEFDNRVKEKEITYKRLREENEFAQKIEEEKALKQLRRTLVPQARPLPKFDRPFRPQRSTKQVTRPKSPQLQVNERGARRHPFMR from the exons ATGGCGGCGGAGACCAAACCCTCCTCCGGGACGGAGGCGGCGGCCGTGCAGTTCCAGGTGGATGAGGCGTACGAGTACCGCGCGCCCAAGTACTTCGACTTTGTCGTCGACGAGACGGAGGCCGACATCCGCGCCGCCGAGCGCTGGTTCGAGGCCGGCGCCAGCCACGCGCCCTCGC CGTTCGCCCCGAGGATCAAGGAGTCGAGAGCGGAGGTCAAGATCGACGCGCTCTGCGACTTCGCGGACGCGGAGGACCCGGCTCCATCTCCAAAG AACCAAGCAACGGAGGAGGCAGCAGTCAAAGCCCCAAATCCGGCAGGGGATATCGATGG CACGTCTGCTTGTCCTGACACCATGTCAGAGTCGCCGCCAACAGAAGAGAAGGAGGAGTCACCCAAGTCTTTCGAGTTCCCCCTGTCCAAAGATTTGGCTGCAAAAT CAGATGTTGGGTCTAGCACGCCTAAGATTCAGAGGCCGCCTCCACCTGCGGAAGTTACCACTGCTGCGACCACTCGTGCCAAGTCAACAGTGAAGGCTGAAGCGTGCACTCCCAAGGTGCAGGGGAGCTCATCCACTCGCTCAAAGACCGTGCAACCGTCTAATCTGAAGCAGTCCTCGCTGGCATTAAAGAAGAAGAGTGCGATCAA GGGGGCTCGTGATGCGGTGGCAGGAAAGGCAGCTGCTGCTGCAAATGATATCAGGCAAGAAAATCAGGCTGTGAAGAGGCAAAAACTAGATGATGGAAGTACAAGACAG ATATTGAACGTCAAGTCCCGGGTGCTGCTTCACAAAGGAAGATGTTGTAGTTTATCAGGAAGCACCGAGGTGGTACAGTCTTCCATGAGGCACCGCCATGACGACGCCCACTCTCTGAAG GAAGTGACAGTGACTCCATATATTTCGGCAGCTGAAATGGTCAAGAAGTTCGAGTCAGGGACTAGAGATTTGGGCAGCCACTACAGCAGATCAATGTCTAAT GAGGATGCAGCAACTGCCTCACAGAGAAGGCCCAAACTTATGCTAACAAGGCCAAAGGAACCTGAGTTTCAGACTACCCACAGGGTCCGAGCAGTCAGAATGAAAAGCTCTTCAGAACTAGAGGAGGAAATGCTGGCCAAGATTCCAAAGTTCAGAGCACGGCCATTTAACAAAAAG ATAGCCGAAGCTCCGTCTTTCCCTCCTCTTCCAAGGACAGCTCCACAGCTCCCTGAATTCAAT GAGTTTCACCTTAAAACGATGGAAAGAGCGTCTCGACATGCTGACACATGTTCAGAAGCTTCTTCCGTAGGAACTATGCGG AGTCAGGGTAGTAAGCCACTTAAACTTGCTGAAGCGAAACCCCCACAACTTGAGACAGCACTGCGCGCAAGGCCATCTAG GGTGAAAAGCACTCAGGAATTGGAACTAGAGGAATTGGAGAAAGCCCCCAAGTTCAAGGCCAAGCCACTGAACAAAAAG ATTCTTGAGAGCAAGGGTGATATTGGTGTTTTTGCCCACCCGAAGGCCCAGGCAACAGAGCCCAAGGAGTTCCATTTTCGTACTGACGACCGCTTGGGACCTCCTGCAGTTGCGGATCTTCTCGACAAG CTTTCTCTGTACTCTGAATCTTCTTCCTACCATGACAAGAAAGATATGCCGAGACTGACGATACCCAACCCTTTCaatctacatacagat GAAAGAGGGCATGACAAGGAGAGGCAACTAGAGGCACAACTGTTGCAGAAGAAGCTAGAGGAAGAGAAGGCCCGGAAATTCAAGGCTAATCCCTATCCTTACACCACAGACTATCCAGTG GTGCCACCAAAGCCTGAACCGAAACCATGCACGAGGCCAGAAGGTTTTCAGCTGGAGAGCTTGGTGAGACATGAAGTGGAGCAGCAAAGGCTAATGGAAGAAAGAGAGAGGATGGCGAGGGAAGAGGCTCAGAGGAGAATTGTCAGGGCACAACCGATACTGAAAGA GGATCCTATTCCTCTTCCACAGAAGGAGCGAAAGCCTCTTACTGAAGTGCAACAGTTTGAACTGCATGTTGATGAGAGGGCGGTTCAAAGATCAGAATTTGATAACAGA GTGAAGGAGAAGGAGATCACTTACAAGAGGTTGCGAGAGGAAAACGAATTTGCACAGAAG ATCGAGGAAGAGAAGGCGCTGAAGCAGCTGAGGAGGACCTTGGTGCCACAAGCACGGCCCCTCCCAAAGTTCGACAGGCCGTTCCGTCCACAAAGGTCGACGAAGCAGGTGACCAGGCCCAAGTCACCACAGCTTCAGGTGAATGAAAGAGGGGCGAGAAGGCACCCGTTCATGAGATAG